Genomic DNA from Candidatus Sphingomonas phytovorans:
TTCGTCGGGCGTCGTATAGCTCGCATCGAGCGTCACCGGTGCCGACGCGAAGGCCGCCTCGAAATTGCCTACCCGCGCGATCTTCGGTGCACCGTTATCGCTGTTATAGGGGGCTGCAGGCGCCAGCGCCGCCAGGTCGAAACGCCCCTTGGTCCGGCTATACTCGACCCGCACCAGATTGGCGGCGGCGCGGGCCTGCTCGAACGTCTCGGCCACGACGATCGCGATCGCCTGGTGATAATGTTCGACCACCGGGCCGCCGAACAGCGAGGCGGTATTAAAATTGCCCTTGGCCAGCTTCGGCATGTCGAGCGTGGTGACCACCGCCAGCACCCCCGGCGCCGCCTTCGCCTCGTCCGTGTCCATTCGGTCGATCCGGCCCTTGGCGATCGCGCTGCCGACCAGATAGCCATAGGCCTGGTTCGGCACCGCATCGTGCCGCTCATAGGCATAGGGTGCCGACCCGGTGGTCTTGAGCGGGCCGTCGATCCGGTCGGTCGGCTTGCCGATCACCTTGAGCTGGTCGATCGGGTTGGTGCCCGCTGGCGTGTCGAACTTCATGCCTGGCTCCTCGCGTCGCTCATCACCGCCGCGATCGTTCGCTCGACCAGCGGCAGCTTGAAGGCATTGTCATGGGTTGGTCGGGCATCCGCGAGCAGGTGCGCGGCAACCGCCTTCGCTCCGCGCGGTATCGATGTCTCCGCGGCTTCGACCCGCCATGGTTTCGGCGCGATGCCGCCGACCGCAACCCGCCCGGTGCCGTCAGGCCGGATCACCGCCGCCACCGATACGAGCGCGAAGGCATAGGACGCCCGGTCGCGCACCTTGTGGTAGAGATGCGTGCCCCCGATCGGTCCCGGCAGGGTGACTCCGGTGATCAGTTCGCCACGTCCTAGCCCCGTCTCGATATGCGGGGTCTTGCCCGGCAGATGATGGAAATCGGCGATCGGAATGGAGCGCGTCGTTCCCGTCGCATTGACTGTCTCGACCGTCGCATCGAGCAGTCGAAGCGCCACCGCCATGTCGCCCGGATAGGTCGCGATGCAGGCATCGCTTGTCCCGATCACGGCAAGCTGCCGGCTGAATCCGCCGATCGCCGCGCAGCCTGAGCCCGGCTTGCGCTTGTTGCACGCCTGGTTGGTGTCGTAGAAATAGGGGCAGCGCGTCCGCTGGAGCAGATTGCCCGCGGTCGTCGCCTTGTTCCGCAACTGCCCGCTCGCGCCCGCCACGATCGCGCGGGTCAGCACGCCATAGTCCCGCCGGATTCGATCGTCCGACGCAAGCGCTGTGTTCGTCACCAGTGCGCCGATCCGCACGCCGCCTTCAGGTGTCTTCTCGATCCGGTCGAGCTTCAGCGGCCCGACATCGACGAGGTGCGCCGGCGCCTCGATCTCCAGCTTCATCAGGTCGAGCAGATTGGTGCCGCCCGCGATGAACTTGGCGCCGGGTGTCCGTTCGACGGCCGCCGCGGCTGCGGCGGGCGTCTCGGCGCGCTCGTAGCTGAAGGGTTTCATGCCGCGCCTCCCGCGACATCTGCCATTGCCTCGGCGATGTTCGAATAGGCGCCGCAGCGGCAGATATTGCCGCTCATCCGCTCGCGCATCTCGATGTTGGTGGCTTTCGGCCGTTCGGTCAGGCTGGCCGAGACATGGCTCGGCACGCCTGCCCTGATCTCGCCCAGCACCGCCACCGCCGAGCAGATCTGGCCGGGCGTGCAATAGCCGCACTGATATCCGTCATGCCTGATGAAGGCCGCCTGCATCGGGTGCAGGTCGCCCGGCGTGCCCAGGCCCTCGATCGTGGTGACCTTGTCCCCCTCGTGCATCACCGCCAGGGTCAGGCAGGAATTGATCCGCTTGCCATCGACCAGCACCGTGCAGGCGCCGCACTGGCCATGGTCGCACCCCTTCTTCGTGCCGGTAAGCTGCAAATGCTCGCGCAGCGCATCAAGCAATGTCGTGCGGGTATCGAGCTCAAGCTCCCGACGTTTGCCGTTCACCTCGAGCGAGACCGTCATCATCGACGGCGTCGCGCGCGGCGGCCCGCCCTGCGCCTCAACCCTGGGAACGGCGGTAAGCGCGGCCGAGGCGGCGGTGACCGCCAGAACGCCGCGGCGCGATATCTCCATGTCGCCAGCCATATCGGGATTCATCCTCTGCAGAGTCTCGGGAACAGCGAATTCGGACAAGGCACCACGCGACCGGGGCACCTCCAACGATCCCAACGCACGACACCGGCCCCGCGATGCGCTGATACGATACCGGAGCATATCATCGTGCTTTGCAAGCGGTGGCAATATCATTCTGGCCGGCGATACCGCGCGCGAAACGCCAGTTCCTCGATCCGCCAGCGTCGTCGAGAGGCGCGATGCCCGTTCGGGAGTGAAGCGCTGATGCCGATTCACGATCGTTGCCCTGAACGCGGCCCGTCGCACGACTGCGGTTTTCCATGTCAACACGACGCTGTTGGTGGTTTCGCCGGTGAACCGGGACGGATTCTCGTCCAGCCGGGGGAAGGTTGCGGTGGCCCCAGCCGACTCCACCAGCCGCGACATGGCTACGGAAGCCCCGCCATGGTAACTCTG
This window encodes:
- a CDS encoding xanthine dehydrogenase family protein subunit M yields the protein MKPFSYERAETPAAAAAAVERTPGAKFIAGGTNLLDLMKLEIEAPAHLVDVGPLKLDRIEKTPEGGVRIGALVTNTALASDDRIRRDYGVLTRAIVAGASGQLRNKATTAGNLLQRTRCPYFYDTNQACNKRKPGSGCAAIGGFSRQLAVIGTSDACIATYPGDMAVALRLLDATVETVNATGTTRSIPIADFHHLPGKTPHIETGLGRGELITGVTLPGPIGGTHLYHKVRDRASYAFALVSVAAVIRPDGTGRVAVGGIAPKPWRVEAAETSIPRGAKAVAAHLLADARPTHDNAFKLPLVERTIAAVMSDARSQA
- the paoA gene encoding aldehyde dehydrogenase iron-sulfur subunit, translated to MAGDMEISRRGVLAVTAASAALTAVPRVEAQGGPPRATPSMMTVSLEVNGKRRELELDTRTTLLDALREHLQLTGTKKGCDHGQCGACTVLVDGKRINSCLTLAVMHEGDKVTTIEGLGTPGDLHPMQAAFIRHDGYQCGYCTPGQICSAVAVLGEIRAGVPSHVSASLTERPKATNIEMRERMSGNICRCGAYSNIAEAMADVAGGAA